The following proteins are encoded in a genomic region of Neomicrococcus aestuarii:
- a CDS encoding malonic semialdehyde reductase, producing the protein MTVENFAENPPIEQDALNQIFVQAHTAYRFDSDYQVSDDDLVKIQELVVLAPTAMNSQPMRITWVKSREARERLAEHMSSNNKERTLTAPMTAILSYDDNYSEHMGLVAPHAVGMTEKLAADAKARRGMGEMSSHLEGGYFILALRALGFATGPMAGFSVDGVNKEFFEGTGKSAFMVVNFGRAGENAYRPRALRLSFEQQTESI; encoded by the coding sequence ATGACCGTAGAAAATTTCGCAGAGAACCCGCCGATCGAACAAGACGCCCTCAATCAGATCTTTGTTCAGGCACACACCGCTTACCGCTTCGATTCCGATTACCAGGTTTCTGATGATGACTTGGTCAAGATTCAGGAGCTCGTGGTCCTAGCGCCGACGGCGATGAACAGCCAGCCCATGCGGATTACCTGGGTGAAGTCCCGCGAGGCCCGGGAGCGTTTGGCGGAGCACATGTCCTCCAACAACAAGGAGCGCACGCTCACCGCCCCTATGACCGCGATCCTCTCCTATGATGACAACTATTCCGAGCACATGGGCCTTGTTGCCCCACACGCTGTGGGCATGACGGAGAAGCTCGCTGCGGATGCGAAGGCCCGCCGCGGTATGGGCGAAATGAGCTCTCACTTGGAGGGCGGCTACTTCATTCTTGCGTTGCGCGCTCTCGGCTTCGCGACCGGCCCCATGGCAGGTTTCAGCGTTGACGGCGTCAACAAGGAGTTCTTTGAAGGCACCGGTAAGAGCGCGTTCATGGTGGTCAACTTCGGCCGCGCCGGCGAGAACGCGTACCGCCCACGAGCACTGCGTTTGAGCTTTGAGCAGCAGACGGAGTCCATCTAG